One genomic window of Solanum stenotomum isolate F172 chromosome 9, ASM1918654v1, whole genome shotgun sequence includes the following:
- the LOC125875960 gene encoding uncharacterized protein LOC125875960 isoform X2: MSASSRFDLSSNSPDRPLYVSGQRGSYASASLDRSASFRENMENPILSSLPNTTRSTSTITQTDVTNFFQCLRFDPKAMVTEHKLNRHSDFKRLTGLTLGMPVEDSPVVSSKGKPSSSPFPEEARRLKAGLRESCTKARERVKIFTESLSVINKCFPSIPSRKRSRSDVLSNERPNVLYSSDRSVSGAGIGKIGTQSGYEFELQKSEKRTKNAVPNKRTRTSMVDLRPEVQASTPSRQSGIMDRDREILRLPNSSTVHGEDRISSIAVEGWEKSKMKKKRSGIKPDTTGSSSTSKPMDGHREPKQGLPSRLIADGRLRFSDTHGFRPGAAPGSTGTGKADGVSQQVPLGMRSSMSKVDQENSLHLIDRRDQQPIGSEKERVKIRAIKNKTKTAARENFISATPSSTKVNSVARAPRSVSGVAPKLSAVVQQAAVANDWETSPCTSRHPSAVGAGNRKRTSSMRSSSPPVAQWASQRPQKISRPARRANFPIVPNNDENPSLDSTSDALSNERRLCGSSPQQVKLKSDHFSSAASESEESGAAEIKSKDKSNRSDEVDEKSGPHVQKMSLLLPPRKSKRASGEDHGDGIRRQGRTGRGFTATRNPMTLMVEKLGNVGTAKQLRSSRHGLDKTESKAGRPPTRKLADRKAYKRQKQATMNAATDFLDDGQEELLAAASAVTNTAQALSSSFWKQMEPLFRFISEIDTTFLRQQVNHETNLTGPVSDPFDADGSSLVPNGFGLTEFGGDTNETRSLESTVDHVASGKSKHKDISLYQRVMAALIPEDLYCSGNEDLNSDGYRSGFEMEMNLESDTSCAQILYGSETSKYPASNGYITNSSVGPFDNSEQVMDCNNVTSASDMGGFLNYDHSQKCLLPQQRTLPGFVCSEYQYNEMSIDEKLLLEIHCIGIYPQLESDLPHAADEEISMDASRLDEKHQEMVSKKKEILGKLLNSAAETREIQEKEFEQHALDKLVEMAYEKYMRCWGPNVHGAKSASGKMAKQAALALVKRTLDRCIEFEETGKGCFREPLYKDMFLSAISRLSDGQTDSNTDSEAAKSYFSPQQSPSLNQDILYEANVYSEASRVKRRELEDVLGTSIAASSGALSGVGCSLSSSAKGKRSERDREGKGNGREASSRGGSIKIGRPASSSVKGERKPKTKSKLKTTQLSTSVNGLLGKMSGQPKAAASSIVNSSDISASGTGKDKNDYDLDELEDPIDLSGLQLPGMDVLGAPDDFDGQGQDIGSWLNIDDDGLQDNDFLGLQIPMDDLSELNMMV, translated from the exons ATGTCAGCATCTAGCAGATTTGATCTATCTTCTAATAGCCCAGATAGACCATTGTATGTCTCCGGGCAGCGTGGGTCATATGCATCTGCTTCATTGGATAGGTCTGCTAGTTTCCGCGAGAACATGGAGAATCCAATCTTATCTTCTCTTCCTAACACGACAAGAAGTACTTCAACAATTACACAAACAGATGTCACTAACTTTTTTCAGTGCTTGCGTTTTGATCCAAAAGCAATGGTGACAGAGCACAAACTTAATAGGCACAGTgatttcaagagactcactggTTTAACTTTAGGCATGCCAGTAGAGGATTCTCCTGTGGTGTCTTCTAAAGGCAAACCGTCCTCTTCTCCCTTTCCAGAGGAAGCCAGACGACTGAAGGCTGGTCTTCGGGAAAGCTGTACTAAAGCAAG GGAACGTGTAAAGATATTCACTGAATCCTTATCTGTGATCAACAAATGCTTTCCAAGCATTCCATCAAGGAAGAGATCTCGGTCAGACGTTTTATCGAATGAACGACCCAATGTGTTATATTCAAGTGACCGGTCTGTTTCAGGAGCAGGCATTGGTAAAATAGGAACCCAGAGTGGTTATGAGTTTGAGCTACAGAAGTCCGAAAAAAGGACCAAAAATGCTGTTCCAAATAAGCGCACTCGAACTTCTATGGTGGATCTGAgg CCGGAGGTACAAGCAAGCACTCCATCAAGGCAATCTGGGATTATGGATAGAGATAGGGAGATATTGAGACTTCCAAATAGTAGCACAGTTCATGGAGAGGACCGGATATCATCCATTGCTGTAGAGGGCTGGGAGAAGTCTAAGATGAAAAAGAAGCGATCCGGAATAAAGCCAGATACTACTGGAAGCTCATCGACATCAAAACCTATGGATGGCCACAGGGAACCAAAGCAAGGATTGCCGTCCCGTCTTATAGCTGATGGCCGCTTGAGGTTTAGTGATACCCATGGCTTCAG ACCTGGAGCTGCTCCAGGAAGTACTGGAACTGGAAAAGCTGATGGTGTATCACAGCAAGTGCCTTTAGGAATGCGTTCTTCCATGTCCAAGGTTGACCAAGAGAACAGTCTCCATCTCATTGATCGAAGAGACCAACAGCCTATTGGTTCAGAGAAAGAAAGGGTGAAGATCAGAGCCATCAAAAA TAAAACAAAGACAGCTGCTCGAGAAAATTTCATATCTGCTACTCCTTCAAGTACAAAAGTGAATTCTGTTGCCCGTGCTCCACGATCAGTTTCAGGTGTTGCACCAAAATTATCTGCAGTGGTTCAACAGGCAGCTGTTGCTAATGATTGGGAAACCTCTCCCTGCACAAGCAGACATCCATCTGCTGTCGGGGCAGGTAATCGTAAACGCACCTCTTCTATGAGGTCGTCATCACCACCTGTTGCTCAGTGGGCCAGCCAAAGGCCCCAGAAGATCTCTCGACCCGCAAGAAGGGCTAATTTTCCTATTGTTCCCAATAATGATGAAAACCCTTCTCTTGATAGTACAAGTGATGCTCTCAGTAATGAAAGGCGTCTTTGTGGTTCTTCCCCTCAACAAGTCAAATTAAAAAGCGATCACTTCTCTTCAGCTGCTTCTGAAAGTGAGGAGTCCGGGGCTGCTGAAATCAAGTCCAAGGACAAGAGCAACAGGTCTGATGAGGTAGATGAAAAATCTGGGCCCCATGTTCAGAAGATGTCTTTGCTGCTCCCACCAAGGAAAAGTAAGAGGGCTAGTGGGGAAGATCATGGAGATGGTATTCGTAGGCAAGGGAGGACTGGGAGGGGTTTTACCGCCACTAGGAATCCGATGACATTGATGGTTGAGAAGCTTGGAAATGTTGGAACAGCAAAACAACTCAGAAGCTCTAGACACGGTCTTGATAAGACTGAAAG CAAAGCAGGCCGACCTCCTACCAGAAAGCTTGCTGATCGTAAAGCTTACAAACGACAGAAACAAGCGACAATGAATGCTGCTACTGATTTTCTAG ATGATGGGCAGGAAGAGCTTTTGGCTGCTGCAAGTGCTGTTACCAACACTG CTCAAGCCCTCTCTAGCTCATTCTGGAAGCAGATGGAGCCACTTTTTCGATTCATATCAGAAATAGATACAACCTTTTTAAGGCAGCAG GTAAATCATGAGACCAACCTTACAGGACCAGTATCTGACCCTTTTGATGCTGATGGTTCCAGTTTAGTCCCAAATGGGTTTGGGTTGACTGAGTTTGGAGGAGATACAAATGAAACGCGGAGTCTTGAAAGTACCGTGGACCATGTGGCCTCTGGAAAGAGCAAACATAAGGATATTTCCTTGTACCAAAGAGTGATGGCAGCTCTAATACCTGAAGATCTATATTGTAGTGGGAATGAGGATCTTAATTCTGATGGTTATCGATCTGGATTTGAAATGGAGATGAATTTAGAATCAGATACATCTTGTGCACAAATATTATATGGCAGTGAAACTTCCAAATACCCTGCCTCTAATGGATACATAACAAATTCCAGTGTGGGTCCCTTTGATAATTCGGAGCAAGTCATGGACTGTAATAATGTTACATCTGCCTCAGACATGGGCGGTTTTTTAAACTATGATCATTCACAAAAATGTTTACTTCCACAACAGCGAACCTTGCCTGGCTTTGTCTGTTCTGAGTATCAGTATAATGAGATGTCTATTGATGAGAAACTTCTTCTTGAGATTCACTGTATTGGAATATATCCACAATTGGAG TCTGATTTACCACATGCAGCGGATGAAGAAATCAGCATGGACGCGAGTAGATTGGATGAGAAGCACCAGGAAATG GTTtctaagaagaaagaaattctGGGAAAGCTGTTGAATTCAGCAGCAGAGACGAGGGAGATTCAAGAAAA GGAGTTCGAACAGCATGCTCTTGACAAGCTTGTGGAAATGGCATATGAGAAATATATG AGATGTTGGGGTCCAAATGTGCATGGGGCAAAGAGTGCTAGTGGAAAAATGGCTAAGCAAGCTGCCTTAGCATTGGTCAAGCGAACTTTGGATCGATGCATAGAATTCGAGGAGACAGGAAAAGGCTGCTTCAGGGAGCCGTTGTATAAGGATATGTTCCTTTCTGCTATATCCCGCCTTAGTGATGGACAAACAGATTCCAACACTGACAGTGAAGCTGCAAAATCTTATTTTAGCCCACAGCAGAGCCCATCTCTAAACCAGGACATACTTTATGAAGCCAATGTATATTCTGAAGCAAGTAGAGTCAAGCGGAGAGAGTTGGAAGATGTCCTTGGTACTAGCATTGCTGCATCTTCTGGTGCTCTGTCAGGTGTTGGATGTTCACTTTCAAGCAGTGCAAAAGGGAAGAGAAGTGAGAGGGACCgagaaggaaaaggaaatgGCAGAGAGGCATCATCTCGTGGTGGATCAATAAAGATTGGTCGACCTGCCTCTTCCAGTGTTAAGGGAGAAAGAAAGCCTAAAACAAAATCTAAGCTTAAAACTACTCAATTATCCACTTCTGTCAATGGGCTTCTAGGAAAAATGTCAGGGCAACCTAAAGCAGCAGCGTCTTCAATTGTGAATTCAAGTGATATCAGTGCCAGTGGCACTGGCAAGGATAAGAATGATTATGACTTGGATGAATTAGAGGATCCCATTGATTTGTCTGGTCTACAACTTCCTGGAATGGATGTTTTAGGTGCCCCTGATGACTTTGATGGTCAGGGACAGGACATAGGTTCATGGTTGAACATAGATGATGATGGATTGCAAGATAATGACTTTCTGGGCCTTCAGATTCCAATGGATGATCTGTCAGAATTGAATATGATGGTTTGA
- the LOC125875960 gene encoding uncharacterized protein LOC125875960 isoform X1, protein MSASSRFDLSSNSPDRPLYVSGQRGSYASASLDRSASFRENMENPILSSLPNTTRSTSTITQTDVTNFFQCLRFDPKAMVTEHKLNRHSDFKRLTGLTLGMPVEDSPVVSSKGKPSSSPFPEEARRLKAGLRESCTKARERVKIFTESLSVINKCFPSIPSRKRSRSDVLSNERPNVLYSSDRSVSGAGIGKIGTQSGYEFELQKSEKRTKNAVPNKRTRTSMVDLRPEVQASTPSRQSGIMDRDREILRLPNSSTVHGEDRISSIAVEGWEKSKMKKKRSGIKPDTTGSSSTSKPMDGHREPKQGLPSRLIADGRLRFSDTHGFRPGAAPGSTGTGKADGVSQQVPLGMRSSMSKVDQENSLHLIDRRDQQPIGSEKERVKIRAIKNKTKTAARENFISATPSSTKVNSVARAPRSVSGVAPKLSAVVQQAAVANDWETSPCTSRHPSAVGAGNRKRTSSMRSSSPPVAQWASQRPQKISRPARRANFPIVPNNDENPSLDSTSDALSNERRLCGSSPQQVKLKSDHFSSAASESEESGAAEIKSKDKSNRSDEVDEKSGPHVQKMSLLLPPRKSKRASGEDHGDGIRRQGRTGRGFTATRNPMTLMVEKLGNVGTAKQLRSSRHGLDKTESKAGRPPTRKLADRKAYKRQKQATMNAATDFLVGSDDGQEELLAAASAVTNTAQALSSSFWKQMEPLFRFISEIDTTFLRQQVNHETNLTGPVSDPFDADGSSLVPNGFGLTEFGGDTNETRSLESTVDHVASGKSKHKDISLYQRVMAALIPEDLYCSGNEDLNSDGYRSGFEMEMNLESDTSCAQILYGSETSKYPASNGYITNSSVGPFDNSEQVMDCNNVTSASDMGGFLNYDHSQKCLLPQQRTLPGFVCSEYQYNEMSIDEKLLLEIHCIGIYPQLESDLPHAADEEISMDASRLDEKHQEMVSKKKEILGKLLNSAAETREIQEKEFEQHALDKLVEMAYEKYMRCWGPNVHGAKSASGKMAKQAALALVKRTLDRCIEFEETGKGCFREPLYKDMFLSAISRLSDGQTDSNTDSEAAKSYFSPQQSPSLNQDILYEANVYSEASRVKRRELEDVLGTSIAASSGALSGVGCSLSSSAKGKRSERDREGKGNGREASSRGGSIKIGRPASSSVKGERKPKTKSKLKTTQLSTSVNGLLGKMSGQPKAAASSIVNSSDISASGTGKDKNDYDLDELEDPIDLSGLQLPGMDVLGAPDDFDGQGQDIGSWLNIDDDGLQDNDFLGLQIPMDDLSELNMMV, encoded by the exons ATGTCAGCATCTAGCAGATTTGATCTATCTTCTAATAGCCCAGATAGACCATTGTATGTCTCCGGGCAGCGTGGGTCATATGCATCTGCTTCATTGGATAGGTCTGCTAGTTTCCGCGAGAACATGGAGAATCCAATCTTATCTTCTCTTCCTAACACGACAAGAAGTACTTCAACAATTACACAAACAGATGTCACTAACTTTTTTCAGTGCTTGCGTTTTGATCCAAAAGCAATGGTGACAGAGCACAAACTTAATAGGCACAGTgatttcaagagactcactggTTTAACTTTAGGCATGCCAGTAGAGGATTCTCCTGTGGTGTCTTCTAAAGGCAAACCGTCCTCTTCTCCCTTTCCAGAGGAAGCCAGACGACTGAAGGCTGGTCTTCGGGAAAGCTGTACTAAAGCAAG GGAACGTGTAAAGATATTCACTGAATCCTTATCTGTGATCAACAAATGCTTTCCAAGCATTCCATCAAGGAAGAGATCTCGGTCAGACGTTTTATCGAATGAACGACCCAATGTGTTATATTCAAGTGACCGGTCTGTTTCAGGAGCAGGCATTGGTAAAATAGGAACCCAGAGTGGTTATGAGTTTGAGCTACAGAAGTCCGAAAAAAGGACCAAAAATGCTGTTCCAAATAAGCGCACTCGAACTTCTATGGTGGATCTGAgg CCGGAGGTACAAGCAAGCACTCCATCAAGGCAATCTGGGATTATGGATAGAGATAGGGAGATATTGAGACTTCCAAATAGTAGCACAGTTCATGGAGAGGACCGGATATCATCCATTGCTGTAGAGGGCTGGGAGAAGTCTAAGATGAAAAAGAAGCGATCCGGAATAAAGCCAGATACTACTGGAAGCTCATCGACATCAAAACCTATGGATGGCCACAGGGAACCAAAGCAAGGATTGCCGTCCCGTCTTATAGCTGATGGCCGCTTGAGGTTTAGTGATACCCATGGCTTCAG ACCTGGAGCTGCTCCAGGAAGTACTGGAACTGGAAAAGCTGATGGTGTATCACAGCAAGTGCCTTTAGGAATGCGTTCTTCCATGTCCAAGGTTGACCAAGAGAACAGTCTCCATCTCATTGATCGAAGAGACCAACAGCCTATTGGTTCAGAGAAAGAAAGGGTGAAGATCAGAGCCATCAAAAA TAAAACAAAGACAGCTGCTCGAGAAAATTTCATATCTGCTACTCCTTCAAGTACAAAAGTGAATTCTGTTGCCCGTGCTCCACGATCAGTTTCAGGTGTTGCACCAAAATTATCTGCAGTGGTTCAACAGGCAGCTGTTGCTAATGATTGGGAAACCTCTCCCTGCACAAGCAGACATCCATCTGCTGTCGGGGCAGGTAATCGTAAACGCACCTCTTCTATGAGGTCGTCATCACCACCTGTTGCTCAGTGGGCCAGCCAAAGGCCCCAGAAGATCTCTCGACCCGCAAGAAGGGCTAATTTTCCTATTGTTCCCAATAATGATGAAAACCCTTCTCTTGATAGTACAAGTGATGCTCTCAGTAATGAAAGGCGTCTTTGTGGTTCTTCCCCTCAACAAGTCAAATTAAAAAGCGATCACTTCTCTTCAGCTGCTTCTGAAAGTGAGGAGTCCGGGGCTGCTGAAATCAAGTCCAAGGACAAGAGCAACAGGTCTGATGAGGTAGATGAAAAATCTGGGCCCCATGTTCAGAAGATGTCTTTGCTGCTCCCACCAAGGAAAAGTAAGAGGGCTAGTGGGGAAGATCATGGAGATGGTATTCGTAGGCAAGGGAGGACTGGGAGGGGTTTTACCGCCACTAGGAATCCGATGACATTGATGGTTGAGAAGCTTGGAAATGTTGGAACAGCAAAACAACTCAGAAGCTCTAGACACGGTCTTGATAAGACTGAAAG CAAAGCAGGCCGACCTCCTACCAGAAAGCTTGCTGATCGTAAAGCTTACAAACGACAGAAACAAGCGACAATGAATGCTGCTACTGATTTTCTAG TTGGTTCAGATGATGGGCAGGAAGAGCTTTTGGCTGCTGCAAGTGCTGTTACCAACACTG CTCAAGCCCTCTCTAGCTCATTCTGGAAGCAGATGGAGCCACTTTTTCGATTCATATCAGAAATAGATACAACCTTTTTAAGGCAGCAG GTAAATCATGAGACCAACCTTACAGGACCAGTATCTGACCCTTTTGATGCTGATGGTTCCAGTTTAGTCCCAAATGGGTTTGGGTTGACTGAGTTTGGAGGAGATACAAATGAAACGCGGAGTCTTGAAAGTACCGTGGACCATGTGGCCTCTGGAAAGAGCAAACATAAGGATATTTCCTTGTACCAAAGAGTGATGGCAGCTCTAATACCTGAAGATCTATATTGTAGTGGGAATGAGGATCTTAATTCTGATGGTTATCGATCTGGATTTGAAATGGAGATGAATTTAGAATCAGATACATCTTGTGCACAAATATTATATGGCAGTGAAACTTCCAAATACCCTGCCTCTAATGGATACATAACAAATTCCAGTGTGGGTCCCTTTGATAATTCGGAGCAAGTCATGGACTGTAATAATGTTACATCTGCCTCAGACATGGGCGGTTTTTTAAACTATGATCATTCACAAAAATGTTTACTTCCACAACAGCGAACCTTGCCTGGCTTTGTCTGTTCTGAGTATCAGTATAATGAGATGTCTATTGATGAGAAACTTCTTCTTGAGATTCACTGTATTGGAATATATCCACAATTGGAG TCTGATTTACCACATGCAGCGGATGAAGAAATCAGCATGGACGCGAGTAGATTGGATGAGAAGCACCAGGAAATG GTTtctaagaagaaagaaattctGGGAAAGCTGTTGAATTCAGCAGCAGAGACGAGGGAGATTCAAGAAAA GGAGTTCGAACAGCATGCTCTTGACAAGCTTGTGGAAATGGCATATGAGAAATATATG AGATGTTGGGGTCCAAATGTGCATGGGGCAAAGAGTGCTAGTGGAAAAATGGCTAAGCAAGCTGCCTTAGCATTGGTCAAGCGAACTTTGGATCGATGCATAGAATTCGAGGAGACAGGAAAAGGCTGCTTCAGGGAGCCGTTGTATAAGGATATGTTCCTTTCTGCTATATCCCGCCTTAGTGATGGACAAACAGATTCCAACACTGACAGTGAAGCTGCAAAATCTTATTTTAGCCCACAGCAGAGCCCATCTCTAAACCAGGACATACTTTATGAAGCCAATGTATATTCTGAAGCAAGTAGAGTCAAGCGGAGAGAGTTGGAAGATGTCCTTGGTACTAGCATTGCTGCATCTTCTGGTGCTCTGTCAGGTGTTGGATGTTCACTTTCAAGCAGTGCAAAAGGGAAGAGAAGTGAGAGGGACCgagaaggaaaaggaaatgGCAGAGAGGCATCATCTCGTGGTGGATCAATAAAGATTGGTCGACCTGCCTCTTCCAGTGTTAAGGGAGAAAGAAAGCCTAAAACAAAATCTAAGCTTAAAACTACTCAATTATCCACTTCTGTCAATGGGCTTCTAGGAAAAATGTCAGGGCAACCTAAAGCAGCAGCGTCTTCAATTGTGAATTCAAGTGATATCAGTGCCAGTGGCACTGGCAAGGATAAGAATGATTATGACTTGGATGAATTAGAGGATCCCATTGATTTGTCTGGTCTACAACTTCCTGGAATGGATGTTTTAGGTGCCCCTGATGACTTTGATGGTCAGGGACAGGACATAGGTTCATGGTTGAACATAGATGATGATGGATTGCAAGATAATGACTTTCTGGGCCTTCAGATTCCAATGGATGATCTGTCAGAATTGAATATGATGGTTTGA